gaagatggagatgaagagaTGGTTGTCTCCACAAATGGCCATGGATTCTCCACACTGCCCCCAAGAGCTGGACGTTTACGTTACTTGGGGAGAGcaataataagataaaaataaatcaaaGAGAGGGAAAGATGTGACTTTGTTGGTGactttttaaaggaaaaagatagCTTTCATTTAGTGATTGAGAGAATTTATACACAAAAAGACGGAGAGTTGAAGATCCCTCCTGTCCTGTTTGGattactatttttaaaaattttttataaaaaatatattgtaataatttaatataaatataaaataaaaaataactaaaaaataCGGTcgcaaaaaatataaaatcttTTGCCACAAATTAAGAAACAACACTACACCTGTTtatgcgtttttttttttttttttttttttcacaaccGTAAAAGCAAAttggaaagaaataaaagaaactgAAAAGATGGGAAGCTTATCTTAACAATGGCTGATAATAACATgatggggaaaaaaaatctcTATGGTTATTAAATTACGGCTCGCATCGACTTTTACtgattattaaataaataattttttggtATAAATTAATCACAATTATTCCGCCGATTATTACTCTTAATCTGTTAAATAATCAAAGCGAGGAATGGACAATATTGACACCCTTCCATTTTATATCTATACTTTCGATGCACTGGTTTCTCAAAACACCAATATTTATTAATTTAGTATTGAAATTTGCGCTGCCCTTACGGTTTAGTATAGGGAAGTGTGGGTTAATAGTTTCCTTAAGCAAATCCGATACAATCACATAAACTACCAACATTAGCCAAATCACCCATCTCTACAATAAAATTGTGCAATAAAGCAAATCTTATTCCATGAAAATTTATTCCCCAATACAGTACACACACAGATCACTCGAGACCCCCGCGGAAAACGAAAACCGAAACACAAACATTAAACCAAGCCAAACAAGTCTTTAAATCTCGGCAACAACAGAAGATGAGCCCTTTGACTTTGACTTCTCCCCGATCACCACATGATTCTCACCACCACAATAGTTCCTGATAGCAGTGAGCTCATACGGCGACGTATCAGTGGCCAGCCACTGCTCCACCGTGAACTGCTGCTGGAAACAAGCCTTGTGGACCCCCGTGGTGGTGACTTCCACATAGTTGACGTACCATCCGTGGTGAGAGCCCGACCCGTCTGATGTCAAATTCATGGCACAAACCGGACCCGTCAAGCATGGACCTCTCCCACTGAAGATGTCCAAGTTTCCCCTCTCGAAGTAGTTGTAACCCGGACCCATTAGCCCGCCCCAAGCTTCCAGGTCGTTGATCCTGATGCCGTACCCGTCTGCATCGTAAAGGGTCAGGGATATGATTGAGTCCGTCCCGCCTTTCAGGATCGACCCGGTTCTTATATATACACTGTAAACACAATCTGGATCCTGCACCAAAAATAAGGGTTATGGaattggaaaggaaaaaaacgTGAAATGGGATATGGGAAAGAAGACTTACGTCAGATCGGGAAATGGTGAAGATGGAGAGGAGGATGAAGAGAGGGAACCATAGGCGGTTGACTTCATTAGTGGCCATGgcggcttcttcttcttcctcctcctctggCTCTCAGTTTCTTGTTTTTCTAGTGTTTTTTAAGCTATATCTGATTGGTCTGTATAAATAGAAGTGGACGGTGTAGATGGACCTTAGTGAGCTGAACGTACtcgaagaaaaacaaaaggaaagggcaGAAAAAGGACCAAtctccatttctttttcttttttttttttaaataagaagtatgtttggataagaattatttatcaaaaaaatattttgcttacacggtaataatattttttaacatatctttttattttctcaatcatatttttatttcatgtaTATTTCATCACAAAAGATATTAcattaattatttcaaataatttcctatccaaacacattaATTAATATTTCAAATTATCTGTTGCTTTGAATAATTAAAGCCTGATAATTAATTTGAGATGAAAGAAAGTATGGTGGCAAAAAATGAGACATTTACGATGCTTCCCAAAACTTGGATGACTATTATGATTGGACATTTTGTGAAGATTTGATAAAACAGAACTCTCGAGTAATATATGAGTGTTTGGACAGCTAAATCATTTTACATAATATTTCGCTAAtattataaacatatttttcaactcacttttttatattatcaacAACTTTTTTATCTCGCAAACATAACCTTACAAAAAATGGTaggtaattatctcaaataatactctattcaAACACAAATATTTCGTAGTAATAACTGTTTCCTTTTGTCTTGTGTATGCTAAAATCATTGTAGCACTATAGTAATTTTCTAGTGTATCCCATCATGATTCTTTAATATTCCCTTTTCTTTAGTTTAAGTTTACGTTAATGGagtggttgaaaaaaaaaagaaaaaagaagagagtaAGCAGTTGGAAAGCAGATGTGAAATTCCTAAATTATATGAGAAATAATCACACATGATGTCTACCACAAAGATTGGTTCTGTAACTTCTGTTTTTACTAATGGTAACTTAACAACCCTTAAAGCATACAACAGGAAGTAAAAGCACATGGTCTGGTAAAATTTTACTAGAATCTTTTGTTGGTTCTTGGATCGCGCACCTTGCTGTGTCTGACATACGCTGGTCGAATCGGAAATGGGGCAAGACAACCGTTCCTGAAGGTTCACGGTCACGGTGTGGCCTCAAAAATTTGTGTGGCTCAGATTACAGCATGTAATTTGATTTTCAT
The genomic region above belongs to Coffea arabica cultivar ET-39 chromosome 7c, Coffea Arabica ET-39 HiFi, whole genome shotgun sequence and contains:
- the LOC113699998 gene encoding PLAT domain-containing protein 3; translation: MATNEVNRLWFPLFILLSIFTISRSDDPDCVYSVYIRTGSILKGGTDSIISLTLYDADGYGIRINDLEAWGGLMGPGYNYFERGNLDIFSGRGPCLTGPVCAMNLTSDGSGSHHGWYVNYVEVTTTGVHKACFQQQFTVEQWLATDTSPYELTAIRNYCGGENHVVIGEKSKSKGSSSVVAEI